The genome window AGGACATGGCCGGCAAGCCGATCCACGTCGTGGTGTTCCCGGACGCCGACCCCGACTGGGTGGACAGCGCCCGGGTCGGGGTGACCGAGCACGCCGGCGCGTCGGCGTTCTCGGTCGACCAGTCCAGCTTCTCGGCCTGGCGCCGCCAGCTCGGCGCCCTCGGCGAGGGCCGCCAGGAGGTGCCGCCCCCGGCGCCCCCGCCGCCACCGGCCCCCGAGCCCGGGGAGCCGGTCCACGACCCGGCGCCGGAGTCGCGCGAGACCCTCACCCCCGTCCACTTCGACGAGCCGGGCGAGGTGACCCTGCTCGCCAACCGCATCCTGGCCGTGGTCCAGGCCCGCCTCGACGGCGGCGGCCGCCTCACCGACGACGAGCTGGTGACCGACGTCGAGGCCGTGCTCCGGGACAGCATCGGCTAGCGATCAGGCGTAGCGGCCGCGGAGCAGGCTGCGCTTGGAGTGGGCGGGGTCGCCGTCGTCGGCCTCCAGGCTGACGTCGATCACCTGGTAGCGGCCGACCACCGAGGCGGGCAGGGTGAAGCGGCCCTCGCCGTCGGGGGGCAGGACCCCCACCGGGAACACCGTGCCGGCACCGGGATCGAGCAGCCACACCTCGTAGTACTGGCCGACGCGCAGGGGCGGCAGGTCCTCGGCGGCCACGGTCATCTGGCGGTCGTCACCGGCGCCGGCCATGCTGGCCCGGCCGCTGGCGGCCACGGCGCCCACCCCGGCCAGCGGGACCGTCCGGTCGGGCCGGTCGGGACGCCACAGCCCGCCCGCCCACAGCACGGCCGCCGCGGCCACGGCCAGGGCGAGCGCGGCCGCCAGCCCGACCAGCGGCCCCCGCCGCCACCCCGCCCGGGGCGGGGCCGGAGCGGCGTCAGGGGCCGGAGCGTCGGGCGCCGTGGCCGGCTGGGGCTGGCGGGCGGCGGCGCGCAGGGAGGCGGAGCTGGCGGCGAGCACCGCCAGCTCGCGGCGGCAGTCGTCGCAGCCGGCCAGGTGGTCGCTGACCACCATGACCTCGGCCCGGTTGAGCTCGC of Actinomycetota bacterium contains these proteins:
- a CDS encoding anti-sigma factor, which produces MSQHPYDELPGLLLGELNRAEVMVVSDHLAGCDDCRRELAVLAASSASLRAAARQPQPATAPDAPAPDAAPAPPRAGWRRGPLVGLAAALALAVAAAAVLWAGGLWRPDRPDRTVPLAGVGAVAASGRASMAGAGDDRQMTVAAEDLPPLRVGQYYEVWLLDPGAGTVFPVGVLPPDGEGRFTLPASVVGRYQVIDVSLEADDGDPAHSKRSLLRGRYA